TCACCCCCGCGCGTGATGCCGTCAAGAACATGGTGGCCCACAAGATCCGCAATGTCATGGGATCTTCAAATAAAGCCTAATCCCTACGCCCCAAGGAGCGCGAATCATGCCCGTGAAAGTTGGAATGAACGGCTTTGGCCGCATCGGTCGGTATCTGCTGCGTCTTATGGCCGACGACAAAGAAATTCAGATCGCCGCCATCAACGCCCGTGCGGACAACGCCGCGCTGGCCTATCTTTTCAAGTATGATTCCACTTACGGAACCTTTCAGGGCACTGTTGATCACGATGAAAACGGCATCATCGTCAATGGCCGCCATATCGCCGTTACCCGCTGCAAGGCGGGCGAATGGGAATGGGAACGCCTTGGCGTAACCCTGGCCGTGGAAACCACGGGCACCATCAAGGATCGGGAAGGCCTGGCCCAGCATCTGGCCTGCGGCGCAAAAAAGGTTGTGATCTCCGCCCCCGGCAAGGACGTGGACGCCATGATTGTTATGGGCGTCAACCATGACGTCTATGACGGCGCAAAACACAGCGTCATTTCTGCCGCATCCTGCACCACCAACTGCCTGGCTCCTGCGGTCAAGGTACTGCACGAGACCTTTGGCTTCCGCCATGGCCTCATGACCACTATCCACTCCTACACCATGAGCCAGCGTATTCTGGACGGCACCCACAAGGACTGGCGTCGCGGCCGCGCCGCAGCCGTGTCCATGGTGCCTTCAAGCACGGGCGCCGCCAAGGCTGTGGGGCAGGTCATGCCGGAACTGGAAGGCAAGCTCAACGGTATGTCGGTGCGTATTCCCACCTTTGACTGCTCGCTGGTCGACCTGACCTGTGAAGTGGAAAAAGCCTGTGATGCCGCCGCTGTCAACGCGGCCCTTCAGGCTGCCAGCAAGGGCGCTCTGGCCGAAAACATGGGCTATTCCGAAGAGCCGCTGGTGTCCATAGACTACAAGGGCAGCACCTTCGGCGGCGTGGTGGATGCACTCTCCACCCAGGTGCTTGACGGCACCATGGTCAAACTGCTCATCTGGTACGACAACGAATCCGGCTTCACCAACCAGTTGCTGCGCCTGCTGCGCATGGTGGGCAAGGACTGCTGATAAAGATCGCGCCTTGCCCTGCCTGGCAGGGATGGGCATGAATTACGAGCGCGGCGGGTTGCAATACCCGCCGCGCTCTGCATTTGTTCGCCCGTTTTGACAGCCCCTGTCCCGGCGCATGCTTCACTCTGCCTCTTTTGGGCCTTTCTCAACCCCAGATTTGAGTGCGCGGCCCAGGAAAATTCTGCTCACCACTCGCCAGTATGGGAAAATTTTTCCTCTTTTCTTTGCCGCGTTTTACGCATTACCCAACAAAACTGGCTCTACGCATGGCTTTACAGGCATCTTGTCTGAACGCGTCATTTGCGCCGAGCCCTAATACTTTTTGCCGTTGCGCCGATTAAGTGGACAAAAGGTGGTAGCACGCAAGGACGCGTCGGCATTTCGCGCCGCCTGTGACATACAGCATTCATGGAGGAATGTATGTATATCAATCATAATACCATGGCCTCGCAAGTAGGCAACAATCTGACCTCGCACTACAACGACCTGAAAACCTCTACCTCGCGGCTGTCATCCGGCCTGCGCATCAATTCCGCTGCGGACGATGCCGCCGGTCTGGCCATTCGCGAACTCATGCGTACCGATATCGCCGCCCT
This genomic window from Desulfovibrio sp. UIB00 contains:
- the gap gene encoding type I glyceraldehyde-3-phosphate dehydrogenase — its product is MPVKVGMNGFGRIGRYLLRLMADDKEIQIAAINARADNAALAYLFKYDSTYGTFQGTVDHDENGIIVNGRHIAVTRCKAGEWEWERLGVTLAVETTGTIKDREGLAQHLACGAKKVVISAPGKDVDAMIVMGVNHDVYDGAKHSVISAASCTTNCLAPAVKVLHETFGFRHGLMTTIHSYTMSQRILDGTHKDWRRGRAAAVSMVPSSTGAAKAVGQVMPELEGKLNGMSVRIPTFDCSLVDLTCEVEKACDAAAVNAALQAASKGALAENMGYSEEPLVSIDYKGSTFGGVVDALSTQVLDGTMVKLLIWYDNESGFTNQLLRLLRMVGKDC